In a genomic window of Thalassotalea piscium:
- a CDS encoding TIGR03013 family XrtA/PEP-CTERM system glycosyltransferase → MSSSKFRDLSSGSKYLVLVELVFFASALLLTVYLNKFFLFVEPIELAGNFIFIYAVVYAFIIQLSSLALGLYNSKLRESFRGIVRRLLVSVAIGFFIATIVNPFFGENSLPIELLALASVTTLIIASIFRYFIYKVDFFGLNKRTVLVLGAGQRASIIERRMRRDVDRQGFTMHGFVVMEGDGEGGIVNENRITLDTSLVTYALEHDIDEIVVASDERRNNLPVDELFACKIRGVEITEILDFIERETGQIAVNLIYPSWVIYSNGFASANHLRNTLDWVFNASIAFVLFLVAWPIMLITAILIKLDEGMNAPVFYYQERVGLDGQAFNIMKFRSMRIDAEKNGAQMASENDDRTTKIGKFIRKYRVDELPQIYNVMRGDMGFVGPRPERPEFVQQLIKNIPYYNERHNVKPGLTGWAQLKYPYGATEEDSLEKLKYDLYYIKHRSFMLDLLILIRTVEIVLFGKGR, encoded by the coding sequence ATGTCTAGTTCAAAGTTTAGAGATCTATCGTCAGGTAGTAAATATCTGGTATTAGTTGAGTTAGTGTTTTTTGCTAGTGCCTTATTGCTCACCGTTTATTTAAATAAATTTTTTCTTTTTGTAGAGCCAATTGAGCTGGCAGGCAACTTTATTTTTATTTATGCCGTTGTTTATGCCTTTATTATTCAACTTTCATCGTTAGCACTTGGGCTTTATAACTCTAAATTACGTGAAAGTTTTCGTGGTATTGTTAGGCGTTTATTGGTGTCGGTTGCTATTGGTTTTTTTATCGCCACTATTGTTAATCCCTTTTTTGGTGAAAATTCGTTACCAATCGAATTACTCGCACTAGCATCAGTAACCACCTTAATTATTGCCTCTATTTTTCGTTACTTTATTTATAAAGTAGACTTTTTTGGTTTAAATAAACGTACTGTACTGGTATTAGGGGCAGGACAACGCGCCTCTATAATTGAAAGAAGAATGCGCCGCGACGTAGACCGACAAGGCTTTACCATGCATGGTTTTGTTGTTATGGAAGGTGACGGCGAAGGCGGTATAGTTAACGAAAATAGAATAACACTCGACACCTCATTAGTAACCTATGCCTTAGAGCACGACATTGACGAAATAGTGGTAGCGAGCGACGAACGCCGAAATAACTTACCAGTAGATGAACTTTTTGCTTGTAAAATTCGAGGGGTAGAAATTACCGAAATTCTCGACTTTATTGAACGTGAAACTGGTCAAATTGCCGTTAACTTAATTTACCCAAGCTGGGTAATCTATTCCAACGGTTTTGCATCGGCAAACCATTTACGCAATACCCTTGATTGGGTGTTTAATGCCAGTATTGCTTTTGTTTTATTTCTGGTAGCGTGGCCAATAATGCTAATTACCGCCATTCTTATTAAGCTCGACGAGGGGATGAACGCTCCTGTATTTTATTATCAAGAGCGAGTGGGCCTAGACGGACAAGCCTTTAATATTATGAAATTTCGTAGTATGCGCATCGACGCAGAAAAAAATGGCGCACAAATGGCCTCTGAAAACGATGACCGCACCACCAAAATAGGCAAGTTTATTCGTAAGTATCGAGTAGACGAATTACCGCAAATATATAACGTAATGCGTGGCGACATGGGTTTTGTTGGCCCACGCCCTGAACGCCCTGAGTTTGTGCAACAGTTAATCAAAAACATTCCATATTACAACGAGCGCCATAACGTAAAACCAGGGCTAACCGGTTGGGCGCAATTAAAATATCCTTATGGTGCTACTGAAGAAGACTCGTTAGAAAAACTTAAGTACGACCTGTACTACATTAAGCACCGAAGCTTTATGTTAGATTTATTGATCTTAATAAGAACCGTTGAAATTGTATTATTTGGTAAGGGCCGTTAA
- a CDS encoding TIGR04063 family PEP-CTERM/XrtA system glycosyltransferase, translating into MKVLHVLEYSRPNISGYSLRSDAIIRHQRQIGIVTQQLTSQRYQDFTELTESVEGVEYQRTQASTSILSKIPFINYLHHINFLAKRIEKAVVEGKPDLIQTHSPMFNALAAIKVGKKYNIPVTYEVRALWEDAAVDTGKTKEGSFKYKMIKAIEQRAFEKADAVSCICEGLKADLIKRGIPQDKLFVTPNAVDINNFQPLHQRDPELAQTFKLSGKKVIAFIGTFFKYEGLHYAISAMKEITKTRKDIHLLLVGAGNELANLQQQVSDQGLAEFVTFVGRVPFAEVSRYYSLADLMVFPRESIRLTELVTPLKPLESMAQYKPVIASDIGGHKELIEDNKTGFLFPADNSSALATKVLEVIDNTSLLTEISEQGLTFVREERNWLNTAKQYLPVYERLI; encoded by the coding sequence TTGAAGGTTTTACATGTTTTAGAGTATTCAAGGCCAAATATAAGCGGTTACTCGCTTAGATCAGACGCTATTATTCGCCATCAGCGTCAAATAGGTATTGTAACTCAACAACTTACTAGCCAAAGATACCAAGACTTTACTGAACTAACTGAAAGTGTTGAAGGTGTAGAATACCAGCGAACCCAAGCTTCTACTTCTATATTAAGTAAAATTCCGTTTATCAATTATTTACACCATATAAATTTTTTAGCAAAAAGAATAGAAAAAGCAGTAGTTGAAGGCAAACCTGACTTAATTCAAACCCATTCACCCATGTTTAATGCGCTAGCTGCGATTAAAGTGGGTAAAAAATATAACATTCCGGTTACGTATGAAGTTCGAGCCTTATGGGAAGATGCAGCAGTTGATACGGGTAAAACCAAAGAAGGTAGCTTTAAGTATAAAATGATCAAAGCTATTGAACAACGCGCCTTTGAAAAAGCTGATGCGGTAAGTTGTATTTGCGAAGGGCTAAAAGCAGATCTAATAAAAAGAGGCATACCACAAGATAAACTATTTGTTACGCCAAATGCAGTTGATATTAATAATTTTCAGCCATTGCATCAGCGCGACCCAGAGCTAGCGCAAACTTTCAAATTATCAGGGAAGAAAGTAATCGCTTTTATCGGAACATTTTTTAAGTATGAAGGGCTGCACTATGCCATTAGTGCAATGAAAGAAATTACTAAAACAAGAAAAGATATTCATCTTTTATTAGTAGGTGCGGGTAATGAGTTAGCTAATTTGCAGCAACAAGTAAGTGACCAAGGCCTAGCTGAATTTGTTACTTTTGTTGGTCGTGTGCCTTTTGCAGAAGTCAGTCGTTATTATAGTTTAGCCGATTTAATGGTATTCCCGCGTGAAAGTATTCGATTAACTGAATTGGTTACTCCACTAAAACCACTAGAGTCAATGGCACAATATAAGCCGGTTATTGCTTCTGATATTGGTGGTCATAAAGAGTTAATAGAAGATAATAAAACAGGTTTTTTATTTCCTGCCGACAATTCGTCGGCACTAGCAACTAAAGTGCTAGAAGTAATAGATAACACTAGCTTGCTTACAGAAATTAGTGAGCAGGGTTTAACTTTTGTTCGTGAAGAAAGAAACTGGTTGAACACAGCAAAGCAATATTTACCAGTATATGAAAGGCTTATTTAA
- a CDS encoding glycosyltransferase, producing MPEQHKPIIIITNLYPVPWGPNRASFNKQQFDIIADKKSVKIVVLLPWKEWLVHRKACQSNNNIKYCPYFYIPKVGRRLVPYFQFFSLLFLLPWMKKQEATGLLASWGFPDAVAVAMVNKFLNLPLFVKVHGTDVNENIKFSGRASLMKKWLNKAQSIFCASKALADALAKIGIAQEKLVVNYNGVNPEIFYPATNKQNDKSLVFVGSLITTKGVNELFSAFILCHKECPNLTLDILGEGPMKSVLADKINAHNLHDNIKLHGSVALPLVAEFVRNASVLVLPSYREGVPNVLLESFASGTPVIATVVGGIPEVVNEDVGILVDKENSEQLANAINTALNKNWSSEKLLSHAAQFNWQKNVQRVMEIIEPQ from the coding sequence ATGCCAGAGCAGCATAAGCCCATTATTATTATTACAAACTTGTATCCAGTACCCTGGGGACCCAATCGAGCCAGTTTCAACAAACAACAATTTGACATAATCGCGGACAAAAAATCTGTAAAAATTGTGGTTTTACTGCCATGGAAGGAATGGTTGGTGCATCGCAAAGCCTGCCAATCAAATAACAATATTAAATACTGCCCTTACTTTTATATCCCCAAAGTTGGACGACGCTTAGTACCATACTTCCAATTCTTTTCGTTGTTGTTTCTGCTTCCTTGGATGAAAAAACAAGAGGCGACAGGCTTACTAGCGTCTTGGGGTTTTCCTGACGCGGTAGCAGTAGCTATGGTGAATAAATTTTTAAATCTACCGTTATTTGTCAAAGTGCATGGTACTGACGTAAATGAGAATATAAAGTTTAGTGGCCGAGCAAGTTTAATGAAAAAGTGGTTAAATAAAGCACAAAGTATTTTTTGTGCGAGTAAAGCCCTTGCAGACGCATTAGCTAAAATTGGAATTGCACAAGAAAAGCTTGTGGTAAATTACAATGGAGTAAACCCTGAAATATTTTACCCTGCCACTAACAAGCAGAATGATAAGTCGTTAGTTTTTGTTGGTAGCTTAATTACTACAAAGGGAGTTAATGAGCTTTTTTCTGCTTTTATCCTCTGTCACAAAGAATGCCCGAACTTAACTTTAGATATACTAGGTGAAGGACCAATGAAAAGTGTTTTAGCAGATAAAATTAATGCACATAATTTACATGATAATATTAAGCTTCATGGCTCCGTAGCGCTTCCTCTGGTTGCCGAGTTTGTTCGCAATGCCAGCGTATTAGTGCTACCTAGTTACCGAGAAGGTGTACCAAACGTTTTACTAGAGTCTTTTGCAAGTGGTACGCCAGTAATAGCAACAGTAGTGGGTGGAATACCTGAAGTTGTTAATGAAGATGTGGGTATTTTAGTTGATAAAGAAAATAGTGAACAACTCGCTAACGCAATAAATACAGCGCTAAATAAAAACTGGTCTAGTGAAAAATTACTTTCACACGCAGCTCAGTTTAATTGGCAAAAAAATGTACAACGGGTAATGGAAATAATAGAACCGCAGTGA
- a CDS encoding serine O-acetyltransferase — translation MKYLKSDFKQKQQILISEGYNVSMLRVLVSDGTSANAIYRLTSWLVSYKLSPLALVTLWLNRVINGCVIGAAAQFSYGLVIMHPVGVVINSKVRGGRNITIESGVVIGDEKGKAPVLGDNIFIGAGAKIIGGITVGNNVKIGANAVVVKDVPDNVTVVGIPAKVINKGVKEC, via the coding sequence GTGAAATATCTAAAAAGCGACTTCAAGCAAAAACAACAAATACTTATCAGCGAAGGGTATAATGTATCAATGCTGCGGGTATTAGTAAGCGACGGCACCTCGGCAAATGCTATATACAGACTAACAAGTTGGTTAGTTTCATATAAATTATCTCCACTAGCACTTGTTACTTTGTGGTTAAACAGGGTAATTAATGGCTGTGTAATTGGTGCTGCTGCACAGTTCAGTTATGGTTTAGTTATTATGCACCCTGTAGGTGTGGTAATTAACTCAAAAGTACGTGGCGGGCGAAACATTACTATTGAAAGTGGTGTGGTTATAGGTGACGAAAAAGGTAAAGCCCCAGTGTTGGGTGATAATATATTTATTGGTGCCGGCGCCAAAATTATTGGCGGCATAACTGTGGGTAACAATGTAAAAATAGGTGCTAATGCTGTGGTGGTTAAAGATGTTCCTGATAACGTAACCGTTGTTGGGATACCAGCAAAAGTAATAAACAAAGGTGTAAAAGAATGTTAA
- a CDS encoding glycosyltransferase family 2 protein, with amino-acid sequence MLIVFWISLSLLVYSYFVYPLLLKLLVKPKEIKLQALSEFPSVDIVIAAYNEESCIKARIENALQQNYQGELNILVASDGSKDKTGEIITSFTDPRVKAFNFPENRGKISVLNDLIAHSDAEYLVLTDANTDFNIDAVDILIRSFNDKVGAVSGELILETDAGNQNQDGLYWKYEQLLKKYESSLGGLLGANGAIYAIKRELYIPLSKDTVVDDFCIVMNIKKQGYQVLYNELAVATEEIAPSLKEEYGRRVRIGIGNYKAFMVNLWALSPLQGWFSLCYWSHKVLRWFAPHLMLVVFLSNLLLITTPIYLFLFIGQVLFYAIGYYGQRKIDNGKKVNGLVAIVTFFLSMNVALGQGFFKFLKGHKSGGWQRTARSGDTK; translated from the coding sequence ATGTTAATTGTTTTTTGGATATCATTAAGCTTATTAGTGTATTCATACTTTGTTTACCCACTATTATTAAAATTACTTGTTAAACCAAAAGAAATTAAGCTGCAAGCGTTAAGCGAGTTTCCTAGCGTAGACATAGTAATAGCAGCATATAACGAAGAGTCGTGTATTAAAGCGCGTATCGAAAACGCTTTGCAGCAAAACTACCAAGGCGAATTAAATATATTGGTAGCTTCAGACGGTAGTAAAGATAAAACTGGTGAAATAATTACTAGCTTTACAGACCCTCGAGTAAAAGCGTTTAACTTTCCAGAAAACAGAGGGAAAATATCTGTTTTAAATGATTTGATTGCTCATTCAGATGCAGAATACTTAGTATTAACCGATGCAAATACTGACTTTAATATTGATGCAGTAGATATACTTATTAGAAGCTTTAACGACAAGGTTGGCGCAGTTTCTGGTGAGTTAATATTAGAAACTGATGCAGGTAACCAAAACCAAGACGGCTTATATTGGAAATACGAACAGTTACTTAAAAAATATGAATCTTCACTTGGTGGCTTGTTAGGTGCTAATGGTGCTATTTATGCAATAAAGCGTGAACTTTATATCCCATTATCAAAAGATACGGTTGTAGATGACTTTTGCATAGTTATGAACATAAAAAAACAAGGTTACCAAGTGCTGTATAACGAATTAGCAGTAGCAACCGAAGAAATAGCACCATCACTTAAAGAAGAGTATGGTCGCCGCGTAAGAATAGGTATAGGTAACTACAAGGCCTTTATGGTAAATTTATGGGCACTATCACCACTTCAAGGTTGGTTTAGTTTATGTTATTGGTCGCATAAGGTACTGCGTTGGTTTGCGCCTCACCTAATGCTAGTGGTATTTCTGTCAAATTTATTATTAATTACTACGCCAATATATTTGTTTTTATTTATCGGACAAGTGTTGTTTTATGCCATTGGCTATTACGGACAAAGAAAAATAGATAATGGTAAAAAAGTTAATGGATTAGTTGCTATAGTAACTTTCTTTTTATCAATGAATGTTGCATTAGGACAAGGCTTTTTTAAATTTTTAAAAGGTCATAAAAGTGGTGGCTGGCAACGAACAGCGCGCTCAGGAGATACAAAGTAA
- a CDS encoding polysaccharide deacetylase family protein, protein MFFQLRQGLSKFLSLTGGINYFWKRLPNGVYAFNYHRIGDKEKTPFDRAIFSCTQNAFEQQVIELKKHFKIINTVELAKLIAHGEIVNDRYAVITFDDGYLDNFTEAFPVLKKHKIPAVFYLTTELLESRQITWWDEIAYLLRKSHGMKYQLPNGTLEYTLEKDNIDKIIQRIMSDIKQTKNLSVLTALQDIRSKFPEARTKLLAENHELFMGWEHAEELLKQGMEIGSHTLTHPILTQLENEQHRKEIVESKAILEKRLNCTINSIAYPVGRYYCYNQNTFEYTAEAGYKIGFNNEPGYHRSICNALDINRFCVATDDINYLKYECCFT, encoded by the coding sequence GTGTTTTTTCAACTTCGCCAAGGCCTTAGTAAATTTCTGTCATTAACGGGAGGAATTAACTATTTTTGGAAAAGGCTACCAAACGGTGTTTATGCCTTTAATTATCATCGGATAGGTGATAAAGAAAAAACTCCTTTTGATCGGGCTATTTTTTCATGTACGCAAAATGCCTTTGAACAACAAGTAATAGAGCTAAAAAAACACTTCAAAATTATTAATACAGTAGAGCTTGCAAAGCTAATAGCGCATGGTGAAATTGTGAATGATCGTTATGCAGTTATTACGTTTGACGATGGCTATCTAGATAATTTTACTGAAGCTTTCCCAGTTTTAAAAAAACATAAAATACCTGCAGTTTTTTATTTAACAACAGAGCTACTCGAATCTCGGCAAATAACTTGGTGGGATGAAATTGCCTATTTATTGAGAAAGTCGCATGGTATGAAATACCAGCTACCGAACGGCACTTTAGAATATACACTTGAAAAAGATAATATAGATAAAATTATTCAACGAATAATGTCTGATATAAAACAAACAAAGAATTTATCTGTATTAACTGCACTACAAGATATTAGATCAAAGTTCCCTGAAGCTAGAACAAAGCTTTTAGCCGAAAATCATGAGTTGTTCATGGGGTGGGAACATGCTGAAGAACTACTAAAGCAAGGAATGGAGATAGGCTCTCATACACTCACTCATCCTATACTTACACAGCTTGAAAACGAGCAACACAGAAAAGAGATTGTTGAATCAAAAGCAATACTAGAAAAAAGGTTGAACTGCACCATTAATTCAATAGCGTACCCTGTTGGTCGCTATTATTGCTATAACCAAAATACATTTGAATACACTGCTGAAGCAGGCTATAAAATAGGCTTTAATAATGAGCCTGGCTACCATCGTAGTATTTGTAACGCACTTGATATTAATCGTTTTTGTGTAGCAACTGATGACATAAATTACTTAAAGTATGAATGTTGTTTTACGTAA